The window GGGCGGAGTCGTAGCGGTTGCCGGTGCCGACCGGGAAGCGGGTGTGGCGGCGGTGGCCGGAGGTGAGGCCGGTGGCGGCCCGGACCTCGAACTCGGTCTCGTCGTCGGTGGTGAGCAGCAGGTAGGCGGCGTCGCCGTCGAGCAGGTCGCGGGCGCGTTCGACGGTGCGCTGGAGCAGGGTGTCCAGGTCGTCGGTGGCGGTGGGACCGGCGAGCAGGTCCAGCCGGGAGCCGGTCGGGTCGGGCTTGTCGCCGGGCAGCGCCCGGGCGGGCGAGCGGAGCACCGCGCGGTCGGGTTCGAGGACGAGCAGGCAGAGCGTGGACGGGACGCCCTCGGTGTCGCGGATGCGGACCTGCAGGCCGTAGACCTCGACGGTCCGGCCGTCGGCGTGGCGCAGGCCGTAGCTGCCCTCCCAGCGGGCCAGCCGCAGCGTCGCGGCCAGCCCGAGCCCGGTGCCGGGGCCCTGCGGCCAGACGGTGAGGTCGGCCCAGGGGCGGCCGAGCACGGTGTCGGCGGGGTGCTGGAAGAGCGCCTCGGCGTCCGGGTTCCAGGCGAGCACGCGGCCGTCGTCGTCGAGCTGGACGACGGCGACGTGGACCGGTCCGGCGCTGCTGGGCAGTTCGCTGCCCGGGGTGGCGGGGACGGCGTAGCGGGTGCCGGTGACGTGGGCGGGCAGGGCGAGCCGGAACCAGACGGTCTTGCGGCCGGCGGAGTACTCGACGCCCCAGCGTTCGGCGAGGGCGGAGCACATCAACAGGCCGCGGCCGCCTTCGCCGTCGGGGTCGGCGTAGCGCTCGGAGGCGGTGACGGGGACGTCGGCGAAGGACGGCAGACCGCGCTCGGGGTGGTGGTCGGTGACCTCGATCCGGACGGTCTCCTCCTCGCGCAGGCAGCAGACCTCGGCGGCGGTGCCGGCGTGCACCACGGCGTTGGTGACGAGTTCGCTGACCAGGACCACGGCGTCGTCGACGATCTCGGGCAGGCCCCAGCCCAGCAGCGCGTCCCGGACGAACGAGCGGGCGGCCGAGGCCGACCGGCCGACCGGTTCGAAGGTGGCGGCTGCGCGCGCGGTGACCACGTTGCCACTTCTCCTCTGCTCTGGCCTGGCTGCCCGGGTGCGGCGGCGACCTCCCCGTGGGCGCCGGCGGGGTGAGCGGCGGCGCTGGGGCGGGTCGTGGCCCGGTGCAGCGCCCCACCCTACTTTCCGGTTGGTTCCCCGTGGGGGCGGGGCGCCGAAACAGGCACCTGAGGGTGATTCTGCCCACCTGTTTCGGTCGGGGCGGTACCAACCGAGCGCAACCGGCCGTATACCCGGTGCCGGTGCTGCCAGACTGGGGGGTCCGTGACGCCCGTGGGAGCAGTACGGTCGATGCGGGTTCCGGTGGTCCGCGAGGTCACCGGGACGCTGTAGCGCCGACCGGTGTGGCTTCGCGCCCCGAAAACGGGGCACGGGGGATCACCGGACAGTTCACGATCTGGGAGGGGCCCGTTGAGTTCGGCCACCAAGGACGCAACCGGTACGACGCCGCCTGCCCAGCGCGGTGTGCGGCCCGGGGCCGCGCCGCGGAGCGCGGCCGGCCGGCGAGCGAACCACAGCCGCGGAGCCGAGCCGGCGGAGCTGCGCAAGCTGCTGGCCGCGCTGACCGCGATGCGCGACGGCAACTTCCGGCGGCGGCTGACCGTGCCGGGCGACGGTCCGCTGGCCGAGATCGCCGCAGTGTTCAACGAGGTCGCCGAGCGGAACCAGCACCTGACCGGTGAGCTGGCCAGGGTCCGGCGCGCGGTGGGCCGTGAGGGCCGGCTGAACGAGCGGCTGGAGACGGGTGCGGGCGAGGGCGCCTGGATGGCGGCCGTCGACAACTGCAACGCGCTGATCGACGACCTGGCCCGGCCGATGGCCGAGGTGGGCCGGGTGCTGGCCTCGATCGCCGAGGGCGACCTGGACCAGAAGATGGAGCTGCGCTCGCTGCACAGCAACGGGGTGAGCCACCCGCTGCGCGGCGAGTACCTGAAGATCGGCCGGACGGTCAACGGGCTGGTGGACCAGCTGTCGGAGTTCACCGACGAGGTGACCCGGGTGGCCATCGAGGTCGGTACCGAGGGCAAGCTGGGCGGCCAGGCCAAGGTGCGCAGCGTCTCGGGCAGTTGGAAGGACCTCGCGGACTCGGTCAACACGATGGCCGGCCGGCTGACCGCGCAGGTGCGCAACATCGCCCAGGTGACCACGGCGGTGGCCAAGGGCGACCTCTCGCGCAAGGTCACGGTCGAGGTGGCCGGCGAGATGCTTGAGCTGAAGAACACCGTGAACACCATGGTGGACCAGCTGAACGGCTTCGCGGCGCAGGTCACCAGGGTGGCCCGGGACGTGGGCACGGAGGGCCGCCTGGGCGGCCAGGCGCAGGTCCCGGGCGTCGCGGGGGTGTGGCGGGACCTCACCGACTCGGTGAACTTCATGGCCGACAACCTGACCGGCCAGGTGCGCAACATCGCGCAGGTGACGACGGCGGTCGCGCGCGGGGACCTCTCGCAGAAGATCGAGGTGGACGCGCGGGGCGAGATCCTGGAGCTGAAGAACACCATCAACACGATGGTGGACCAGCTCTCCGGCTTCGCCGAGCAGGTGACCCGGGTGGCCCGCCAGGTCGGTACCGAGGGCCGCCTGGGCGGTCAGGCACAGGTGCCGGGCGCCGCCGGGGTCTGGCGGGACCTCACCGACAACGTCAACTTCATGGCGAACAACCTCACCGATCAGGTGCGCAACATCGCGCAGGTGACGACGGCGGTGGCCAAGGGCGACCTGTCGCAGAAGATCCAGGTGGACGCGCGGGGCGAGATCCTGGAGCTGAAGAACACCATCAACACGATGGTGGACCAGCTGGGCGCCTTCGCCGACGAGGTGACCAGAGTCGCCCGGGACGTCGGTACCGAGGGAATCCTCGGCGGTCAGGCGAGCGTGCCGGGGGTCTCCGGCACCTGGAAGGACCTGACCAACAGCGTCAACCTGATGGCCAACAACCTGACCAGCCAGGTCCGCAACATCGCGGAGGTCACCACGGCGGTCGCGCGCGGCGACGTCTCCAAGAAGATCACCGTCGACGCCCGCGGCGAGATCCTGGAGCTGGTCACCACCGTCAACACGATGGTCGACCAGCTCTCGGCGTTCGCCGACGAGGTGACCCGGGTGGCCCGCGAGGTGGGTACCGAGGGGATCCTGGGCGGCCAGGCCCGGGTCCGCGGGGTGTCGGGCATCTGGAAGGACCTGACCGACAACGTCAACTTCATGGCGTCCAATCTGACCAGCCAGGTGCGCAACATCGCCGAGGTCGCCACCGCGGTGGCCCGCGGTGACCTCTCCAAGAAGATCGACATCGAGGCGCAGGGCGAGGTCGCCGCGCTGGCCGGCACCCTGAACACGATGGTCGACCAGCTCTCCGCCTTCGCGGTGGAGGTGACCCGGGTGGCCCGCGAGGTCGGCACCGACGGCATCCTGGGCGGCCAGGCCGGGGTGCCGGGCGTGGCCGGGATCTGGAAGGACCTGACCGACAACGTCAACCTGATGGCCAACAACCTCACCGGGCAGGTCCGCAACATCGCCCTGGTGATCACGGCGGTGGCCCGCGGCGACCTCTCGCAGAAGATCGACGTCGATGCGCGCGGCGAGATCCTGCAGCTCAAGACCAGCATCAACACCATGGTCGACCAGCTCTCGGCGTTCGCCGACGAGGTGACCCGGGTGGCCCGCGAGGTGGGTACCGACGGGCGGCTCGGCGGCCAGGCCCGCGTCCCCGGCGTGGACGGCACCTGGCAGGACCTCACCGAGTCGGTGAACGAGCTGGCCAACAACCTGACCCGGCAGGTGCGCGCGATCGCCCAGGTCGCCACCGCGGTGACCAGGGGCGATCTCTCGCTGCGGATCGACGTGGACGCGTCCGGTGAGCTCGACGAGCTCAAGGACAACATCAACCAGATGATCGCCAACCTGCGCGAGACCACGCGCACCAACCAGGAACAGGACTGGCTGAAGACCAACCTGGCCCGGATCTCCGGCCTGCTGCAGGGCCGCCGGGACCTGGAGGCGGTCGCTTCGCTGATCATGACCGAGCTGACCCCGGTGGTCTCGGCCCAGCACGGCGCGTTCTTCCTGGCCCAGCCGGCCGGCCGGACCGCCGAGCTGATCACCGAGGACGACGACGAGAACGACACCGTGCTGCGGCTGATCGGCAGCTACGGCTACCAGCGGCGGGCGATGCCGACGACCTTCCGGCCCGGCGAGTCGCTGATCGGCCAGGCGGCGGTGGAGAAGCGCTCGATCATCCTCAAGGAGGCCCCGCCCGGGTACCTGAAGATCGCCTCGGGCCTCGGGGAGGCCTCGCCGGCCCACATCGTGGTGCTGCCGGTGCTGTTCGAGGGCCGCCTGCTGGGCGTGATCGAGCTGGCCACCTTCAGCTCCTTCACCACCGTCGCGCTGGACTTCCTCAACCAGATCGCCGATCTGATCGGCGTCACGGTCAACACCATCAGCGTCAACACCAAGACCGAGGGCCTGCTGCTGGAGTCCCAGCGGCTCACCGCCGAACTCTCCATGCGGTCGGCCGAGTTGGAGGCGCGCCAGGAGGAACTGGAGCGTACCAACGAGGAGTTGCAGGAGAAGGCCGAGCAACTCGCCCAGCAGAACCGCGACATCGAGATCAAGAACAGCGAGATCGAAGAGGCCCGGCAGGTCCTGGAGGAGCGCGCCGAGCAACTCGCCCTGGCCTCCCGCTACAAGAGCGAGTTCCTCGCCAACATGTCGCACGAGCTGCGGACCCCGCTCAACTCGCTGCTCATCCTGGCCAAGCTGCTCTCCGACAACAACGAGGGCAACCTCTCGCCCAAGCAGGTCGAATTCGCCGACACCATCCACGGCGCCGGGTCGGACCTGCTCCAGCTGATCAACGACATCCTGGACCTCTCCAAGGTCGAGGCGGGCAAGATGGACGTCCGCCCGTCCCGGATCGCCCTGGTGCAGCTGGTCGACTACGTGGAGGCCACCTTCCAGCCGGTCGCGCTGGACAAGAACCTGGACTTCGCCGTCCGGGTCTCCTCGGCGCTGCCGGTCACCCTGCACACCGACGAGCAGCGGCTCCAGCAGGTGCTGCGGAACCTGATCTCCAACGCGGTCAAGTTCACCGACTCCGGCGCGGTGGACTTCTCGATCAGCCCGGCCGGTCCCGACGTCCCGCAGCACGTCCGCGAGCGGCTGCTGGAGGCCGGCGCGATCAAGGGCCCGGACGACCCGCTGATCGCCTTCTCGGTCTCCGACACGGGCATCGGCATCCCGGAGAACAAGCTGCGGGAGATCTTCGAGGCGTTCAAGCAGGCCGACGGCACCACCAGCCGCAAGTACGGCGGCACCGGTCTCGGGCTCTCGATCAGCCGGGAGATCGCCCGGCTGCTCGGCGGCGAGATCCACGCCGAGAGCGAGCTGGGCGCGGGCTCGACGTTCACCCTCTACCTGCCGCTGCGCACCGACGGCGGGGAGGTCGCGCCGCCGTCCGCGCCGAACGCCCCGACGATCCGCGCCGCGGTCGGCGTCACCCCGGCGGGCACGCCCGTCCCGGTCGGCGAGAACCCGGCGGACCACTGGGCCCAGGAGGTCCGCGAACTCGCGGAGGAGCGCCGCCGCGGCGCCGTGGAGCGCCGTCGTGCGGCCCTGGAGGCACCGATCGAGGGCCGGCCGCCGTCCGGCGGCCCGGCGGCCCACCAGCCGTCCCGGGTGGACACCCGCTTCGACGGTCAGCAGGTGCTGATCGTGGACGACGACGTCCGCAACGTCTTCGCGCTCACCAGCGTCCTGGAGCAGCACGGGCTGACCGTGCTGTACGCCGAGAACGGCCGTGAGGGCATCGAGATGCTGGAGCAGCACGAGAACGTCGCGCTGGTCCTGATGGACATCATGATGCCGGAGATGGACGGCTACGCGACGACCGAGGCGATCCGCCGGATGCCGCAGTTCGCCGGGCTGCCGATCATCGCGCTGACCGCCAAGGCCATGAAGGGCGACCGGGAGAAGTCCCTGGAGGCCGGTGCCACCGACCACATCACCAAGCCGGTGGAGACCGACCACCTGCTCACCGTGATGCACGAGTGGCTGTCGGCGCGGAAGTCCTGACGCGGCCCTCCGCGGCCGGGCCCGCCCCCGCCGCCCGGTGCCCCACCGGGTCGTGGGGGCGCGAACCCCGGAGTCCGCTCCGGGGTTCGCGCCTTTCGGGGCGTGCTTTGCTGGCGGGGATGGCCGGGAACCCGGTAGGGTCACCGATCGTTGCGAACAGTGACCGGATGGCGACTCGCTGGTGAGCGTGCGCCGGGGCACTGGGTGCGCGTTGCCCCGGACCAGGTTGCGACGGGGCGGTGTGCCGGGCGAGGGGGTGCGGCTAGCATGACCGGGGTAGTGGTGGGCAGTGTGCGAGTGCCTTCCCCAGGCAGGCAGGCGACAGGAGGGCGGGCCGTAATGCAGAAGGCGAAGATCCTCCTGGTCGACGACCGGCCGGAGAACCTGCTGGCGCTGGAGGCGATCCTCTCGGCGCTGGACCAGACGCTGGTACGGGCGGCCTCCGGCGAGGAGGCGCTCAAGGCGCTGCTCACCGACGATTTCGCGGTGATCCTGCTGGACGTCCAGATGCCCGGGATGGACGGCTTCGAGACGGCCGCCCACATCAAGCGGCGCGAGCGCACCCGGGACATCCCGATCATCTTCCTGACCGCGCTCAACCACGGGCCGCACCACACCTTCCGCGGCTACGCGGCGGGCGCGGTGGACTACATCTCCAAGCCCTTCGATCCGTGGGTGCTGCGCGCCAAGGTCTCGGTCTTCGTCGACCTCTACATGAAGAACTGCCAGCTCAAGGAGCAGGCGGCGCTGCTGCGCCTACAACTGGAGGCGGGCGGCGAGCAGCCTGCCCTCGGCGGTGCGCTGCTCGGCGAGCTGTCGGCGCGGCTGGCGTCGGTGGAGGAGCAGGCCGAGGCGCTCGTCAAGCAGCTGGACGGCACCGAGGACGGCGGGGTCGCCGCCACCGCGGCGCATCTGGAGCGCAAGCTGGCGGGTCTGCGGCGGGCCCTGGACGCGTTGCGTCCCGGGGTGGAGTAGCGGCCGCCCGCGCGCACCCGTCCGGGTGAAACCGGGGCGGTGTGACGGTGTGTCTGCGACACGGCGGGGCGCCCCGGCTCGGCACGTGGGCACAGCTGGTCGGCCCCGGTAGGCTGCTGAGCCATGGCCACACGTACGCCCGGAAGCGCGGCACGCAACCCGAGTCCGGGACCGTCCAAGAAGGCCGCGGCGAAGGCTCCGGCCAAGCCGGTCGCGAAGAAGGCGGCCGCCAAGAAGGCCGCCCCGGCGAAGAAGGCGGCGGCGAAGCCCGCGCCGCCCGCCCCGCCGGCACCGAGGCCGATACTCTTCCGGGCCGTCCGGGCCGTCTGGCTCGGCCTGGCGCACAGCGTCGGCGCGGTCTTCCGCGGCTTCGGCGACGGCGCCAAGAACCTCGACCCGGCGCACCGCAAGGACGGCGTGGGCCTGCTGCTGTTCGCGCTCGCGCTGGTCACCGCCGCCGGCACCTGGTTCAGCCCGCAGGGCTGGCTCGGCGAGGCGGCCACCAACGTGGTCTCCGGGCTCTTCGGCCGGCTGGACGTGCTGGTGCCGTTCCTGCTGGCCCTGGTCGCGGTCCGGCTGATGCGCCACCCGGAGCTGCCGGAGGCCAACGGGCGGATCATGATCGGTCTGAGCGCCCTGGTGGTCGGCGTGCTCGGACTGGTCCACATCGGCTGCGGCGCGCCCATGATGGGCAGCGGCGCGACCCGGATAAGGGCGGCCGGCGGGATCGTCGGCTGGGCCGTCTCCACCCCGATGATGGCCGCCGCCGGGCCGCCGCTCGCGGTGCCGCTGCTCCTGCTGCTGGCCTTCTTCGGCCTGCTGGTGACCACCGCCACCCCGGTCAACCGGATCCCCGAACGGCTGCGCGCCGCCGGGGTGCGGCTCGGCGTGGTCGAGCCCGGCCCGCAGGACGCCTTCGCCGAGGGGCGTGCGCCGGAGCGCGAGTTCTCCACCGAGCCGCCGGAGGACGCGGACCCCTCGGCGCTGCCGTACCGCGTCGAGATCGACGGTCTCGCTCCGCCGGACGAGGTCGGTGCCCGCCGTCGCCGGCGCCGCCGCAAGCAGCTGGACGACCCGGAGCTCGCCTCCGGCGTCCCCGACCTGCTCGCGAAGGACCCGTTCGGCGAGGACCCGGTGGACCCGTACGCCACCCGCGACCTCGCCGCCGGGGCCGCCGCGGACCTGGACGGCGCGCTGGTCTACGGGGTGCCCGCCTCCTCGGCGGTGGCGGACATGATGCACCAGGTGCAGGACCGCACCGCCCCGCCGGAGGAGGCCGCCGTGCCGCCCGCCCGCAGCGGCGGCCAGGCGGCCCCCGAGGAGCACGGCCCGGCCCCGGTGCGGATGGAGCAGCTCCAGCTCTCCGGCGACGTCACCTACGCGCTCCCCCCGCTCGACCTGTTGGAGCGCGGCGGCCCGGCGAAGGCCCGCAGCGCCCTCAACGACGAGGTGGTGGCCCAGCTCACCGGGACCTTCGGCGAGTTCAAGGTGGACGCCAAGGTCACCGGCTTCACCCGGGGGCCGACGGTCACCCGCTACGAGGTCGAGCTGGGCCCGGCCGTCAAGGTGGAGCGGATCACCGCGCTCGCCAAGAACATCGCGTACGCGGTGGCCAGCCCGGACGTGCGGATCATCAGCCCGATCCCGGGGAAGTCCGCGGTCGGCATCGAGATCCCGAACCGGGACCGCGAGATGGTCAACCTCGGGGACCTGCTGCGCTCGCGCACGGCCGCCGAGGACACCCACCCGATGGTGGTCGGGATGGGCAAGGACGTCGAGGGCCACACCGTGATGGCCAACCTCGCCAAGATGCCGCACATCCTGGTGGCCGGCGCGACCGGCGCCGGCAAGTCGTCCTGCATCAACTGCCTGATCACCTCGATCCTGGCGCGGGCCACCCCGGACGAGGTCCGGATGGTGCTGGTCGACCCCAAGCGGGTCGAGCTGACCGCGTACGAGGGCATCCCGCACCTGATCACGCCGATCATCACCAACCCCAAGAAGGCCGCCGAGGCCCTCCAGTGGGTGGTGCGCGAGATGGACCTGCGCTACGACGACCTGGCCGCGTTCGGCTTCCGGCACGTCGACGACTTCAACGCGGCGGTGAAGGCCGGCAAGGTGACCGCCCCGCTGGGCAGCGAGCGCGAGCTGACCCCGTACCCGTACCTGCTGGTGATCGTCGACGAGCTGGCCGACCTGATGATGGTCGCCCCGCGCGACGTCGAGGACTCGGTGGTCCGGATCACCCAGCTGGCCCGCGCGGCCGGCATCCACCTGGTGCTGGCCACCCAGCGGCCCTCGGTGGACGTGGTCACCGGTCTGATCAAGGCCAACGTGCCGTCCCGGCTGGCCTTCGCCACCTCGGCGATGGCCGACTCCCGGGTCATCCTCGACCAGCCCGGCGCGGAGAAGCTGATCGGCAAGGGCGACGCGCTCTTCCTCCCGATGGGCGCGAGCAAGCCCGTCCGGATGCAGGGCGCGTTCGTCACCGAGGCCGAGATCGCCGCCGTCGTCCAGCACTGCAAGGATCAGCTGACGGCGGTCTACCGGGACGACGTGACGGTCGGCGGCGGGCCGAAGAAGGAGATCGACGAGGAGATCGGCGACGATCTGGACCTGCTGATCCAGGCCGCCGAGCTGGTCGTCTCCACCCAGTTCGGCTCCACCTCGATGCTCCAGCGCAAGCTGCGGGTCGGTTTCGCCAAGGCGGGCCGGCTGATGGACCTGATGGAGTCGCGCGGGATCGTCGGCCCGAGCGAGGGCTCCAAGGCCCGCGACGTCCTGGTGAAACCGGACGAGCTGGACGGCGTGCTCATCGCCATCCGGGGCTGACCGGCCGCCCCGGACGGTGCGTGCCCTTGCGGGTGTTCACTCGTTCGGAGGAGGGTAGGCGCGGTGCGCGGAACCGATCGAACGTGCACCGCGTCACAGGGCGCAAGAGCGGCCTCCGGGTTCGTCGGCCCCCGTCCTGACTGTCGGTCAGTGGACGATCGGAACCGTGCCCGGATGGGCGTGCGCATTCGGTCCTGCTCCGCTTGAGAAACGATCCTCCTCCGCCCCTAGACTGTTCTCCAGCAGGTGGCCATCCGCTCGAAAGGCGTGCACCGTGACCATCGGCAAGTCCCCCGATCGCGAGAACGCTCCGTCCTCCGCCGAGCTGTCCGGCGAGCCGGACCACGCGGCCGATGCCCCGAGCATCGGCCGGGTGCTGTCCGTCGCCCGGATCGACGCCGGACTCACGGTCGATCAGGTGAGTACCGCCACCCGGGTCCGGGTGCCGATCGTGCATGCCATCGAGGAGGACGACTTCGCCCGATGCGGTGGCGATTTCTACGCCCGGGGCCACATCCGGGCGATCGCCCGGGCGGTCGGCGTGGACGGCGAGGCACTGGTCGCCCGGTACGACGCCGCGCACGGCGGGGCCCCCGCCGGCAAGCGGCCCACCCAGCTGATCGACAGCGGGCCGATCAAGGTGCCCGGCCGCGGCCGCCCGAACTGGACGGCCGCGATGGTGGCCGCGATCTTCGCGGTGGTCGCCCTGATCGGCTTCAACCTGGTGAGCGGCAAGACCGGCGGCTCGACCACCGGCTCGGCCAGCGCGCCGCTGCCCAGTGGGTCCGGCACCGGCTCGGTCGCGCCCGTCGCCTCACCGAGCGTCCAGCCGCCGGCCCCGGCGCCCAGCGCCGAGGCGATCGCGGCCGCCCCGGCCGACAAGGTCACGGTGAAGCTGGTCGCCGAGAAGGACACCAGCTGGGTCTCGGCGCTGGACGGCAGCGGCAAGTCCCTGTTCCAGAACAACATCGAGGAAGGCCAGGACCAGACCTTCACCGACCCGAAGCAGATCAAGCTGGTGATCGGCAACGCGGGTGCCGTGCATGTGTACGTCAACGGCAAGGATCTCGGTCCGGCCGGGAAGAACGGCCAGGTGGTGCACGTCACGTACACCCCCGGCGACCCGCAGGCGGGCTGATGGCAGGGGCCGTGCGCCCCGGTGAAGATCTGGTAATCCGAGGCGCGCGGCCTCCGGGGCGAACGGCACCGGAGGCCGCGCGTTAATCTTGGCCCTATGCCTGAACGCCGTACTGTCGCCCTTGTCACGCTCGGATGCGCCCGCAACGAGGTGGACTCCGAGGAACTCGCCGGGCGACTGGAGGCCGACGGCTGGCTGCTCGTCGACGACGCCTCCGACGCCGACGTGGCCGTCGTCAACACCTGCGGGTTCGTCGAGGCCGCCAAGAAGGACTCCGTCGACGCCCTACTGGAGGCCAACGACCTCAAGGGGCACGGTCGCACCCAGGCCGTCGTCGCGGTCGGCTGTATGGCCGAGCGGTACGGCAAGGAGCTGGCCGACGCGCTGCCCGAGGCGGACGGCGTGCTCGGCTTCGACGACTACTCCGACATCTCCGACCGCCTGCAGACCATCCTGTCCGGCGGCCACCACGCCCCGCACCTGCCGCGCGACCGCCGCAAGCTGCTGCCGCTGAGCCCGGTCGAGCGCCAGGCCGCCGCCGCCGAGGTCGCCCTGCCGGGCCACGGGGCCCCCGAGGACCTGCCCGAGGGCCTCGCCCCGGCCTCCGGCCCGCGCACCCTGCGCAAGCGGCTGGACGACAACCCGGTCGCCTCGGTGAAGCTCGCCTCGGGCTGCGACCGCCGGTGCTCCTTCTGCGCCATCCCGGCCTTCCGCGGCTCGTTCATCTCGCGCCGCCCCTCCGACGTGCTGCAGGAGGCCCAGTGGCTGGCCGCGCAGGGCGTCCGCGAGGTGGTGCTGGTCAGCGAGAACAACACCTCCTACGGCAAGGACCTCGGCGACATCCGGCTGCTGGAGACGCTGCTCGGCGAGATCTCCGCGATCGAGGGCGTCGAACGCGTCCGGGTCTCCTACCTGCAGCCCGCCGAGATGCGGCCGGGGCTGATCGACGCGATGACCGGCACCGCCGACGTGGTGCCCTACTTCGACCTCTCGTTCCAGCACTCGGCGCCCGCGGTGCTGCGCCGGATGCGGCGGTTCGGCTCCACTGACCAGTTCCTGGAGCTGCTCGGGACCATCCGCGGCAAGGCCCCGCAGGCCGGCGCCCGCTCCAACTTCATCGTCGGCTTCCCCGGTGAGACCGAGGAGGACTTCGCCGAGCTGGAGCGGTTCGTCACGCACGCGGGCCTCGACGCGATCGGCGTCTTCGGCTACTCGGACGAGGACGGCACCGAGGCGGCGACCTTCGACGGCAAGCTGCCCGAGGACGTGGTGGCGGACCGGCTGAACCGGCTCTCCAGGCTCGCCGAGGAGATGACCGCCCAGCGGGCCGAGCAGCGGATCGGGACCGAGGTCGAGGTGCTGATCGAGTCGGTCGACGGCGACCTGGTCGAGGGCCGCGCCGCCCACCAGGCCCCCGAGACGGACGGCCTCACCACGCTCACCGGGGTGGCCGACCCGCAGGTCGGCCGGTTCTACCGGGCCCGCGTGGTCGCCAGCGAGGGCGTCGACCTGATCGCCGAGGCGCTGGAGCAGGTCCGGGTCGGCCAGGCCCCGGGAGCCGGGGAATGACCAAGGGGCCCGGCGCTCCGGCCGCGGCTCACCCGGGCAGACCGGCGGCCGCGGCCCCGCCGGCGCCGGGAATCTGGAACATCG of the Kitasatospora sp. NBC_01246 genome contains:
- a CDS encoding HAMP domain-containing protein, coding for MRDGNFRRRLTVPGDGPLAEIAAVFNEVAERNQHLTGELARVRRAVGREGRLNERLETGAGEGAWMAAVDNCNALIDDLARPMAEVGRVLASIAEGDLDQKMELRSLHSNGVSHPLRGEYLKIGRTVNGLVDQLSEFTDEVTRVAIEVGTEGKLGGQAKVRSVSGSWKDLADSVNTMAGRLTAQVRNIAQVTTAVAKGDLSRKVTVEVAGEMLELKNTVNTMVDQLNGFAAQVTRVARDVGTEGRLGGQAQVPGVAGVWRDLTDSVNFMADNLTGQVRNIAQVTTAVARGDLSQKIEVDARGEILELKNTINTMVDQLSGFAEQVTRVARQVGTEGRLGGQAQVPGAAGVWRDLTDNVNFMANNLTDQVRNIAQVTTAVAKGDLSQKIQVDARGEILELKNTINTMVDQLGAFADEVTRVARDVGTEGILGGQASVPGVSGTWKDLTNSVNLMANNLTSQVRNIAEVTTAVARGDVSKKITVDARGEILELVTTVNTMVDQLSAFADEVTRVAREVGTEGILGGQARVRGVSGIWKDLTDNVNFMASNLTSQVRNIAEVATAVARGDLSKKIDIEAQGEVAALAGTLNTMVDQLSAFAVEVTRVAREVGTDGILGGQAGVPGVAGIWKDLTDNVNLMANNLTGQVRNIALVITAVARGDLSQKIDVDARGEILQLKTSINTMVDQLSAFADEVTRVAREVGTDGRLGGQARVPGVDGTWQDLTESVNELANNLTRQVRAIAQVATAVTRGDLSLRIDVDASGELDELKDNINQMIANLRETTRTNQEQDWLKTNLARISGLLQGRRDLEAVASLIMTELTPVVSAQHGAFFLAQPAGRTAELITEDDDENDTVLRLIGSYGYQRRAMPTTFRPGESLIGQAAVEKRSIILKEAPPGYLKIASGLGEASPAHIVVLPVLFEGRLLGVIELATFSSFTTVALDFLNQIADLIGVTVNTISVNTKTEGLLLESQRLTAELSMRSAELEARQEELERTNEELQEKAEQLAQQNRDIEIKNSEIEEARQVLEERAEQLALASRYKSEFLANMSHELRTPLNSLLILAKLLSDNNEGNLSPKQVEFADTIHGAGSDLLQLINDILDLSKVEAGKMDVRPSRIALVQLVDYVEATFQPVALDKNLDFAVRVSSALPVTLHTDEQRLQQVLRNLISNAVKFTDSGAVDFSISPAGPDVPQHVRERLLEAGAIKGPDDPLIAFSVSDTGIGIPENKLREIFEAFKQADGTTSRKYGGTGLGLSISREIARLLGGEIHAESELGAGSTFTLYLPLRTDGGEVAPPSAPNAPTIRAAVGVTPAGTPVPVGENPADHWAQEVRELAEERRRGAVERRRAALEAPIEGRPPSGGPAAHQPSRVDTRFDGQQVLIVDDDVRNVFALTSVLEQHGLTVLYAENGREGIEMLEQHENVALVLMDIMMPEMDGYATTEAIRRMPQFAGLPIIALTAKAMKGDREKSLEAGATDHITKPVETDHLLTVMHEWLSARKS
- a CDS encoding response regulator, which codes for MQKAKILLVDDRPENLLALEAILSALDQTLVRAASGEEALKALLTDDFAVILLDVQMPGMDGFETAAHIKRRERTRDIPIIFLTALNHGPHHTFRGYAAGAVDYISKPFDPWVLRAKVSVFVDLYMKNCQLKEQAALLRLQLEAGGEQPALGGALLGELSARLASVEEQAEALVKQLDGTEDGGVAATAAHLERKLAGLRRALDALRPGVE
- a CDS encoding DNA translocase FtsK; the protein is MATRTPGSAARNPSPGPSKKAAAKAPAKPVAKKAAAKKAAPAKKAAAKPAPPAPPAPRPILFRAVRAVWLGLAHSVGAVFRGFGDGAKNLDPAHRKDGVGLLLFALALVTAAGTWFSPQGWLGEAATNVVSGLFGRLDVLVPFLLALVAVRLMRHPELPEANGRIMIGLSALVVGVLGLVHIGCGAPMMGSGATRIRAAGGIVGWAVSTPMMAAAGPPLAVPLLLLLAFFGLLVTTATPVNRIPERLRAAGVRLGVVEPGPQDAFAEGRAPEREFSTEPPEDADPSALPYRVEIDGLAPPDEVGARRRRRRRKQLDDPELASGVPDLLAKDPFGEDPVDPYATRDLAAGAAADLDGALVYGVPASSAVADMMHQVQDRTAPPEEAAVPPARSGGQAAPEEHGPAPVRMEQLQLSGDVTYALPPLDLLERGGPAKARSALNDEVVAQLTGTFGEFKVDAKVTGFTRGPTVTRYEVELGPAVKVERITALAKNIAYAVASPDVRIISPIPGKSAVGIEIPNRDREMVNLGDLLRSRTAAEDTHPMVVGMGKDVEGHTVMANLAKMPHILVAGATGAGKSSCINCLITSILARATPDEVRMVLVDPKRVELTAYEGIPHLITPIITNPKKAAEALQWVVREMDLRYDDLAAFGFRHVDDFNAAVKAGKVTAPLGSERELTPYPYLLVIVDELADLMMVAPRDVEDSVVRITQLARAAGIHLVLATQRPSVDVVTGLIKANVPSRLAFATSAMADSRVILDQPGAEKLIGKGDALFLPMGASKPVRMQGAFVTEAEIAAVVQHCKDQLTAVYRDDVTVGGGPKKEIDEEIGDDLDLLIQAAELVVSTQFGSTSMLQRKLRVGFAKAGRLMDLMESRGIVGPSEGSKARDVLVKPDELDGVLIAIRG
- a CDS encoding helix-turn-helix domain-containing protein → MTIGKSPDRENAPSSAELSGEPDHAADAPSIGRVLSVARIDAGLTVDQVSTATRVRVPIVHAIEEDDFARCGGDFYARGHIRAIARAVGVDGEALVARYDAAHGGAPAGKRPTQLIDSGPIKVPGRGRPNWTAAMVAAIFAVVALIGFNLVSGKTGGSTTGSASAPLPSGSGTGSVAPVASPSVQPPAPAPSAEAIAAAPADKVTVKLVAEKDTSWVSALDGSGKSLFQNNIEEGQDQTFTDPKQIKLVIGNAGAVHVYVNGKDLGPAGKNGQVVHVTYTPGDPQAG